One Anthonomus grandis grandis chromosome 15, icAntGran1.3, whole genome shotgun sequence DNA segment encodes these proteins:
- the LOC126745025 gene encoding serine palmitoyltransferase 1 — MPSRKAPIDEALLAQRLAEFTPEPLVKYHSQKSKHEIEIPGIVEDDNTIDLAKTNFLNILNNEDIKKRCEATIRKYGVGTCGPRAFYGTTDVHLELEEHIAKFLGMQESIVYSYGFVTISSSIAAYCKKSDIVFTDKNCNVPIQQGLQMARSRVIYFDHQDPKSFSDAVGKVVQQENEMKKKFRKFLVVEGVSWKTGQVLQLPEFLKVCEDNKIRVFLEETYSIGVYGENGRGLMEHFNIEPWRLDMVIATLEAAIGSIGGFCAGSHTTIEHQRLSGSGYIFSASLPTFLVQACIESINLLEAKPHHKLRKLAQNTHDMLLDIGFEVQSDPICPFKVFNVPVDKPESRKLKEQMIHEYCKHNGLHFILNDDSLVINLNVVLFEDKQRYGKIEDILKKAYGKVMEG, encoded by the exons ATGCCTTCCCGAAAAGCCCCCATTGACGAAGCTCTGCTAGCACAAAGATTAGCTGAATTTACTCCTGAGCCACTGGTGAAATACCACAGTCAAAAATCGAAACATGAAATTGAAATCCCAGGTATTGTGGAAGATGATAACACCATTGACTTAGCAAAaactaactttttaaatattttaaataatgaggATATTAAAAAGAGGTGTGAAGCAACTATAAGGAAGTATGGTGTTGGTACATGTGGACCGAGAGCCTTTTATG GTACAACCGATGTACACCTTGAACTTGAAGAGcacattgcaaaatttttaggAATGCAAGAATCAATAGTTTATTCCTACGGTTTTGTCACCATATCAAGTTCCATTGCCGCATATTGCAAAAAAAGCGATATTGTGTTTACAGACAAAAATTGCAATGTACCAATACAGCAAGGGTTACAAATGGCCAGAAGCAGA GTAATATACTTTGATCATCAAGATCCAAAATCATTCTCTGATGCAGTAGGAAAGGTTGTTCAACaagaaaatgaaatgaaaaagaaattcaGAAAATTTCTAGTTGTCGAAGGTGTATCCTGGAAAACTGGACAAGTACTCCAATTACCTGAGTTTCTAAAGGTCTGTGAGGATAACAAAATAAGGGTGTTTTTAGAGGAAACTTATTCTATTGGGGTTTATGGAGAAAATGGGAGAGGTTTAATGGAACATTTTAATATTGAGCCTTGGAGATTAGATATGGTTATTGCCACTTTGGAGGCAGCCATTGGATCTATTGGTGGATTTTGTGCAG gATCTCATACTACAATAGAACACCAACGTCTCTCGGGTAGCGGCTATATTTTCTCAGCCTCATTACCAACTTTCCTAGTACAGGCTTGTATTGAGTCAATAAACCTACTTGAAGCTAAACCACACCACAAATTAAGAAAACTGGCACAAAACACACATGATATGCTTCTTGACATTGGTTTTGAAGTGCAAAGTGATCCTATATGTccttttaaggtatttaatgTGCCTGTTGATAAACCAGAAAGTAGAAAACTGAAGGAACAAATGATTCATGAATATTGCAAGCATAATGgcctacattttattttaaacgatGACAGTTTGGtgattaatttaaatgtggTTCTGTTTGAGGATAAACAGAGATATGGAAAAATcgaagacattttgaaaaaagcatATGGAAAAGTGATGGAAGGTTAG